One genomic window of Numida meleagris isolate 19003 breed g44 Domestic line chromosome 1, NumMel1.0, whole genome shotgun sequence includes the following:
- the NME6 gene encoding nucleoside diphosphate kinase 6 yields the protein MLQAAPAADSGAAEAGRRGPSAGAGGEGSAGRSAAPGPLGTPWRCAPPAQPLRLCPQAVHETILSNRLLIVRAKELRCGREQSRRFYREHAGRFFYQRLVEFMASGPMWAYILAHENAISLWRSLMGPTKVFRARNCVPDSIRGAYGLTDTRNTTHGSDSPASASREIAFFFPEFNEQLWYQQEEPRLRCGQMYYDAEKRVHCVLRDEETELT from the exons ATGCTCCAAGCGGCCCCTGCAGCTGACTCTGGCGCTGCTGAAGCCGGACGCCGTGGCCCATCCGctggtgctggaggtgagggCAGCGCGGGCCGCTCCGCAGCTCCCGGCCCCCTCGGGACGCCCTGGCGGTGCGCGCCGCCCGCCCAGCCGCTGCGCCTCTGCCCACAGGCCGTGCATGAGACCATCCTCAGCAACCGCCTCCTCATCGTGCGCGCCAAGGAGCTGCGCTGCGGGCGGGAGCAGAGCCGCCGCTTCTACCGGGAGCACGCGG GGCGATTCTTCTACCAACGGCTGGTGGAGTTCATGGCCAG TGGCCCCATGTGGGCTTATATCTTGGCCCATGAGAATGCCATCTCCCTCTGGAGATCCCTGATGGGACCCACCAAAGTATTCCGAGCTCGAAACTGTGTCCCAGACTCCATCCGAGGAGCTTATGGCCTCACTGACACCAGAAATACCACCCATGGTTCAG ATTCCCCAGCGTCAGCCAGCAGAGAAATTGCCTTCTTCTTCCCAGAGTTCAATGAACAGCTCTGGTACCAGCAGGAGGAGCCACGTCTGCGCTGTGGGCAGATGTATTACGATGCAGAGAAGCGTGTCCACTGTGTGCTCAGGGATGAAGAAACGGAGTTGACCTGA